DNA sequence from the Phycisphaerae bacterium genome:
CAGCCTCCTGAAGCGTCACGCGTCGAAGGATAGCATCAAGTGCAAGAGCCGCATCGCGGGCTGGAACAACCAGTTCCTCATGCAAGTGATTACCGGAACAGGAGTTTAATGTGCGCTGGCCCTGGTTGGGAGGAGGAAGAGAATCCAGCTCCCACGCCCGCGGGGAATCCCGGCAGCCCGATCCAATCAAGCTGACCGTCAACCCTTGAATGTGCTGTATTGTGCGACACCTTGATCCATGCGACATGGTGCCGCGTTCTCTAACCATGTTCGGAGAAACACCCATGAAGACCATTCAAGCCAAGGTCAACCCCCGGCTTCTGACCAAAGCCAATCGTCTGTTCACCGGCACGCTGCAAGGCCGGATCATCGAAATCCTGCAGAACGCCCGTCGCGCGGGCGCCACCCAGGTGAACATTATCAATCTGCCGGACGGCGCTGTGCTGGTCCGTGACAATGGCCAGGGCATCGACGATTTCGAGAAGCTGCTCGAATTGGGCGGCTCCGGCTGGGAAGAAGCGCTCGAACAGAGCGAGGACCCAGCCGGCGTCGGTCTGTTCTGCCTTGCCCCGCGGGCGGTCACTATCCGCTCCAAGGGCAGGAAGGTCGCGATCGCCGATAGCGGTTGGGCCGGCGAGCCGGTTGAAATTGAGGATGACCCTGAACCCATCGAGGGCACCGAGCTGTGCTTCCAGGACGAAACCTGGACGTCGGGCGCGGTTGATAAGAACGCCGTGTTCTGCGGCATGCAAGTCACCGTGGACGGCAATGTCTGTCCGCGTGACGAGTTCGTCTCCGACCAGGCCACCGATCATCGCGAACTAGGCTGCCGGATCGAGATCCGTGAGTACCAGGATCTGAACCCCTGGCACCACTCCTGCCACGCCGGCCACTCCGGCGACAACGTGCTGGTCAACTTCCACGGCCAAGTCGTTTCGTTCCACCACTGCCCGGCGGGCGAACACCACCTGCACTACCTGGTTGACATGACCGGCGAATCCACCGGCATCCGGCTGATGCTGCCGGCGCGGACCTGCCTGGTTCAAAACGAGGCCTACAAGGCCCTGCTGGCGGCGATGGAGCTGGAGACCTTCCGGTATCTCCAGCGCCGCGGCCATCACCGGCTGGCGTACAAGGAATACCTGCGAGCCCGAGAGTTGGGCATCGACCTGCCCGAGGCCACACCGACGTTCCGAGTCGGCTTGCTCAGCGGCGAACCCCCAGAGCCGATCGACGTGACCATGCCCGATGGCTTCCCGCTGTCCGGCTGCTATCGGCTGGACAGCGATTCGGAGCAAGGCGACGAATCCGACGAGGCCAACGTGCATTTACTGGCCGCGCTGGGCACGTTCCAGGAGCCGTTCATTCCGGTGGAAATCCGCCGTGAATATGACGGCTATTCATGGGCCAAGCTGCCCACCGTTGGCAAAGTCGAGTTCAAGGCCCGCAAGAAGCTACAGGAATCCTGGCTCTGGTCAGGCCAGATCGTGTGCGTCGAGCGAATCGAGATCGCCGCGCATACCAGCGACGGCCGGACGTTCACGTCTCCTGTGTGCATGGGCATTCCGTCCGTGGGCAACGCCGAGGAGAACCGCTTCCGCGATGATATCGTGTACGTCACGCCGGAGGCCCAGCACACTCTGTCGCCCTCACATATCTGGTATCACCTCGGCGGCTGGAACGATGATGGGGATACCTACGACACGCAGGAAAGTGAGTTTGAGCAGGAACTCGACCACTTCTGGGCGCTCCTGGTCGGCCCGGACGAGCAGTTCCGGCGCAATCTGGTGGGCGCCATCGAAGGGCTCAAGAAGAACTGGAAGTCCATCACCCTCTCCCCCAACGGCACCGTCAGGATCCAGTTCAAGCAGGGTGCCCCCAAGACCATCCGACCACCTGCCCGCTGAACTGTCGGTTTCGATTGGCACGTTTATCCGCCGGCTTTCCAGTGGAGATTCCGCGCGCGTGCGCGGAGCTGGCAATCGGCTACACAGCCCCGGGGGCATGCCCAGGACTTGAGGCGTGCCCTCGGTGGCACATAATTGAGGGAACTGAACATGGCATGGAGACCCACAGAGTATTTGATTGAGGGCGAGCTGGACAACACCACGCCCGGCAAGGTCGCGGGCTGGATGCGGTTCGCGGGCATTGATGAGAAGGTCATCTTCGACCTTGAAGGCGACTTCCACCGCGACATCCGCGGCGCGAAGATCCACTTCACTGGCGACGGCAGCGAAGATGATCCGCAAGCGGCCGGTTACATGGGCGGCTTCGCGACCCACCAGACCGGTGAGACCGGCGACATCACCGCTGGTTTGCCGCCATATGATTACGGTCGGGCAATCTACATTGAATGGTACGGGCACGAGAATGGCCGAGTGGTGATCGAACTCGAACCGGATCAACTCAAAGTCATCGGCCGACCGATTCCGGCGTGCGAGTCCGACCCCATCTCGCGCGCGGAGCAGGCCCGCAAGATGGCCGGCTTCCTGGCGGCGATCAGTCAAACCGCCGGGGTGGTGGCCATCGCACCGGCCCAACGGCTGATATCCGATCCCGCGTTCACCCACTGGGTGGCAGTCGATGACCAGATCATCGGCGAGGCCCACTCAATTGAAGCCGCTGAAAACGGCCGGAGCTTCGCGTTCGTGCGGCTGTTCGGCATGCCGGAGAGCGCAGAGTACGGTTTCATCGAAACGGCGCACCTGCGTAGAAAGGGTGACGAATGAAACCACTATACGAGTGCGATTGCTGCGGCGTCTGCTGCCGCGGCACGCTGATCGTTGAGGCGAATTACCTCGATGTGCTACGCGAACCCCGGCTCCTGGACGCAGACGTGACCGGCCGACGAACCACGTTGGCCGAGCTGGCAGAAGATGACGGCCGGTGCATCCTGCTGGCCGCGAGCAGGCCCTGCCGGTTCCTCTCGCCCGAAGGCCGCTGCACCATCTACCCAACGCGCCCCAACGTCTGTGTGGAGATGCAGGCCGGGGATGAGCAGTGTCAGCAGGTTCGCCAACGGGCCGGCCTGCCGCCACTTGAGTCCTTCCCCGCCACCCGATCCGCTGCCCCCGGCAGCCCAGAATCGTAATCGACAGCCCAAACCGGGCTGCGAGATGGTCTATCCAACCTCCAACCAACAACAATCAACCAGCAAAGGAGAAACCATGTCCGATCAACTGACCTGCCCGCTCTGCGCGCAGAGCGAGCCACACACGCTCGTCCCGCATCTGCGGACCGAGCACAAGATCGAACCCGAGGTGTTCCGGGCCCGTTTCCCGGAGCAGCCCTTGTGTACGGCCGGCTTCGCGGCGTTCCTGAAGGACCGCAACGTCCGCCAGTGCAACGGCGTGCTCAACTACGCCCTGGACGTTGCCGGCACGCACATGACCGCCCGCTACGGCCAGGACCACCCCCTGATCCCTGACCCCGATCCCACCTTCATCTGGACCGACGCCGCCAAAGACGTGGCTGAGGCCATCGAGCACAACGAACGGGCCTTCCTCTACGGCCCCAGCGGCACGGGCAAAAGCTCGCTCGTGCGCCAGATCGCCGCGGCCGTGCACCGGCCGGTCCGCCGGGTGTCGCTCAACGGCGAGACCTCGGTGGCGGACTTCATCGGCCACTGGACGGTGAACCAGAGCAAGGAGACCGTCTTCGCTAAGGGCATTCTGCCCCAGGCCATGCAGGAGGGCTACATCCTGCAACTGGATGAAGTCGATGCCATGCAGCCCGAAGTGGGTTTCATCCTGCAGCAGATCCTCGAGCCGCACGGCCACCTGCTCTTGACCGACACCGGCGAGGATATCGCCCCGCATACCGATTTCCGACTGGTGGCCACGGCCAACACGCTGGGCTTCGGTTCCGAGTCCGGCCTATACGCCAGCGGCACACACGTGCTCAACTTCAGTTGGCTGGACCGCTGGGACGTCGTCGTGCACATCGACTACCTGCCGGCCAACCAGGAGGTCGAGCTGCTGCACGCCCGGCATGGATCGCTCAAGAAGGATCTGCTCAAGGCCATGGTGAAAGCGGCCGGCGACCTGCGCCAATCCCACGAGCAGGAACAGCTCACCACGATCATCACCACGCGGCGTTTGCTGGCGCTATGCGCCAGGTTAGAGCGGGGCAGCGATTTCCAGCGAGCTTTGGCCGTCTGCGTGCTCAACAAGGTGCCACCCGAAGACCGCAAGGTCATCGGCGAGACCTTCGATCATCACATTGGTCCACCGGCTCAAGCCAAGGCCTGACCGACGACCAGATGCCCTGACTGCATGTCATGGAGATTAATGGCCCGGCCGCGCCTCTGGCGGGATCTGCTCGCCATGGCCGGGCCTTCTTCTTCGGTTGTCCGCCTTGCGACGGACACGCTGGACAACCCGGTGATCCCTGAGCACGACACGGCCTGACGAGCTTGTTCCACCCGCCCGGATCGGGCCGCAGGTTTGCGCCATCTGCAATTCCCCTTGGGGCGACCTCCGCCGCCCGGCCCGCACGCTTCGCGATCCGCAGACCATCCTGGCCCACGAAGATACGCCGCGGACTTGCTGCAGGAGACTCACATGCAGGTCTTCCGCCACATGAACGGGTTTCATGCCCCTTTGCCCCCGCACCGAGCATATGCAGTTGGCTGAGTGGACACAGACGGAGCTTACAGTGTCGCCGGGCGGTTTGCCCGGCGACAGCTTACAGGACACATGTACGAACACGAGAAGGTACAGAGCGTTGCGTTACGGAGAGCCCAGAACGATACGAAACCCGTAGGGGTTACGGTCCTCAGGTGTAAGGCCATTGCGCCACGAGCAACGTGCTATCTGGGCGCCGACGTACCAAGAGCCGCCACGAACGACACGGGTGTCCCCGCTGACCGGACCACGCGGGTTGGGGCACGGAACCGCGCAGTGATCAACGCAGTCTTGGTAGTATGTTGCGCTGTACCTATCGTTGCACCACTCGAACACGTTGTCCGCCGTGCCGTAGAGGCCATAGGCATTCGGCGCAAAATAGTCAACCGGGTTGGTGTAGGGCAAGTCGCCGCTGCTGAACGCGGGGTGATAGTCGCGCGTCGGGCTCGTGTCATACAAGCAGCTCGACGAGCTGTAGTAGTTCGCCCGGCTGTGCTGGATCTCATCAGAATCCGACCACGGGAACCGATGCCCGGTAGCGCCGCCCCGGGCGGCCTTCTCCCATTCAGCCTCAGTCGGCAACCGGTAACCACTGCCGAAGTTGCAGTTCCACGTCGTCAAGTCGTAGCACGGCGGCCGGCCCTGCATCTCGCTTCTCCAGTTGGCGTAGGCCACCGCACCGTACCAGCTCACGATGTACATAGGGTGATTCGCCTTGCCCGAGACCACACCGAACGTGCTGCCGTTCCAGGTGATCCGGCTGTAAATGCCCCAGTGCGGCCCGTCGCCGGGAGCCGATGTGGTGCTGCAGTACGGATAGCCGCTGCCCGACTTGTAGACCACTCCGTCGGTAACCCTAATCAGCCCCTGCCCATTAGCCCAGTTGAGCGCGTCGGCGTACTGCTGATTGGTTACCTCATACTGGTCCATAAAGAACGCGTCCACGTAGACGGCGTGCACGGGCCGCTCCCGAGCGTCTCCCTCGTTGAACGGATCGCCCATCTGGAACTCACCGGCCGGGATGAGGACCATGCCAGCGGGCGGCGGGGTTTGCAGGGTTATCGTTACTTGATCGACGGCGCTCTGAACAGGGGAGGAGAAATCGGTGACCGTGAGGGTGTACGTGGTCGTTGCTGTTGGGCACACCAGCGGATTCTGAGCATTTGACCCCGTCCACTCCAACGCGGACCATGAATAGGAATAAGGTGGTATTCCACCAGCGCCTGAGCCCAGCAGTACGGTGCAGTCCCCAAGCGAGATTGTCTCCTGGTCGGCCCCAGCACTCGCGACCAGCGGCGGAATCGCAGTCACCGTGACAGCAGCCGAGGCTCTCTGCGGCGGAAAGGATGAGTCGCTCACGGACAGCGAATACGTCGTCGATACTGCTGGACAAGCTTGCGAATTGGGCTCGGCGGATCCTTCCCAGCCTGGGGCAGACCAGACAAAGGAATAAGGCAGGATGCCACCGGCAACTTTAGCCCGTAGTGCAGTGCAGCTCCCCACACTGACCGCTGTGCTGTCGGCGATGGCGACGGCGACCAGCGGTCCTGCGCTTCCAGCGCACCCTAGGTTGGTTTGCACATTCGCCCCCGAGTAGCATCGCTGGAGCAAGCCAAAGTCGTTCTGGTCCGCATCACCATCCTGGTCGAAGTCGGCGTCGACGCACTTGGGCGCGGTCTGGAGCACCATCGGCCCAGTCACACAAGCCATGAAGGCGCCGACATCGTCCTGGTCCACGTCGCCATCCGTGTCGAGATCGGCAGCCACGGGGGGGCACCCATTGGGCGTTACTGCAGCGCCTGGCAGTGTTCCCGCGCATGCATCGCAGGCGTCGCCGATGCCGTCGCCGTCGTTGTCCTTCTGGTCTGGGTTGTAGTTAGGACAGTTGTCCTGCTCGTCCCAGATGCCGTCACGATCGGAATCCCTGGCCTTCCCGCGAATTGCGAGGCTATGGGCTCCGCCCGCGCCGACCGCGATGAAACGCAGGTTCGGTGATGGCAGTTCGCACTGGTCCCGATTGCCATCGGCGCCACAGCCCCACGTTACGATCGAGCCATCCGATCTCAGGCCCAGACTGTGGTACGCACTTGCTGCCACCTCGACAAAACCCGTGTTCGGTGCGGGCACGTTACACTGGCCGTATCTATTGTCTCCCCACGCCACGATCGAACCGTCAGATTTTAGGCCTAAACAATGCCAGTACTTTGATACAACTGCCACGAACTGCGTGTTCGGAGCGGGCACGTTACACTGGCCGTATCTATTGTCTCCCCACGCCACGATCGAACCGTCCGCCTTCAAACCGAGGCTGTACCCATCACCGGCAGCAATCGATATGAAGCCGGTGTTCGGCGAAGGCACATCACACTGACCATACTCGTTGTGTCCCCATGCCCATACCGTGCCGTCGCCCTTCAACCCGAGACTATGGCGGCCCCCGCCCGTCGCCGCGACGAAACTCGAATTGGGTGCAGGCACATCGCATTGGGCGGAAGTGTTTCGCCCCCACGCCGCGATCGAACCATCGGCCCTTAGGGCGAGACTGAACGTATGGCCCGCTGCAATAGCTCGGAAACCTGTATTTGGCGCGGGCACGTTACATTCACCGTCGTCGTTGCCTCCCCACGCCACGATCGAACCATCTATCCGCAGACCAAGGGTGTGCGAACCCCCGCC
Encoded proteins:
- a CDS encoding YkgJ family cysteine cluster protein, with product MKPLYECDCCGVCCRGTLIVEANYLDVLREPRLLDADVTGRRTTLAELAEDDGRCILLAASRPCRFLSPEGRCTIYPTRPNVCVEMQAGDEQCQQVRQRAGLPPLESFPATRSAAPGSPES
- a CDS encoding AAA family ATPase, whose amino-acid sequence is MSDQLTCPLCAQSEPHTLVPHLRTEHKIEPEVFRARFPEQPLCTAGFAAFLKDRNVRQCNGVLNYALDVAGTHMTARYGQDHPLIPDPDPTFIWTDAAKDVAEAIEHNERAFLYGPSGTGKSSLVRQIAAAVHRPVRRVSLNGETSVADFIGHWTVNQSKETVFAKGILPQAMQEGYILQLDEVDAMQPEVGFILQQILEPHGHLLLTDTGEDIAPHTDFRLVATANTLGFGSESGLYASGTHVLNFSWLDRWDVVVHIDYLPANQEVELLHARHGSLKKDLLKAMVKAAGDLRQSHEQEQLTTIITTRRLLALCARLERGSDFQRALAVCVLNKVPPEDRKVIGETFDHHIGPPAQAKA